The following proteins are encoded in a genomic region of Actinomadura sp. NAK00032:
- a CDS encoding glycoside hydrolase family 16 protein yields MSPPRRPRSWRRPLLAVLAAALPAAVALTVTPPTAGASVPPPPSGWSLVWSDDFDGAAGARPSAADWIIDTGHGYPGGPGNWGTGEIQNYTADPDNVSLDGGGNLRITPVKTASGEWTSARIETRRTDFKPADGRVLRIEGRIQMPNVTGAQALGYWPAFWALGSPYRGNYQNWPSIGEFDIMENVNGINSVWGVLHCGTNPGGPCNETNGIGANRACPGTSCQAGMHTYRFEWDRSVSPNQLRWYVDGQQFHSVGQNQLDAGTWANMTGHGGYFLLLNVAMGGGFPNGVAGRGTPTADTVSGRPMVVDYVAVWQSGGSTTPPPTGDTVDARSTIQAESSDAQSGTQVEATTDTGGGQDVGYIGNGDWLRFDDVAFGGTPATQFKARVASGAPAGVSGLVQVRLDSPTGPVIGDFALANTGGWQSWRTVPANIAATTGTHTVYVTFSSGQPADFVNLNWFTFAS; encoded by the coding sequence ATGTCCCCACCGAGACGTCCCCGGTCCTGGCGCCGGCCCCTGCTCGCCGTGCTCGCCGCCGCGCTCCCGGCGGCGGTCGCCCTCACCGTGACGCCGCCGACGGCCGGCGCTTCCGTCCCGCCGCCCCCGTCCGGCTGGAGCCTGGTCTGGAGCGACGACTTCGACGGCGCCGCCGGAGCGCGTCCGTCGGCGGCCGACTGGATCATCGACACCGGCCACGGCTATCCCGGCGGCCCGGGCAACTGGGGCACCGGCGAGATCCAGAACTACACCGCCGATCCCGACAACGTCAGCCTGGACGGCGGCGGCAACCTGCGGATCACCCCGGTCAAGACCGCTTCGGGCGAGTGGACGTCGGCCCGCATCGAGACCCGGCGCACCGACTTCAAGCCCGCCGACGGACGCGTGCTGCGCATCGAGGGACGTATCCAGATGCCCAACGTGACCGGCGCCCAGGCGCTCGGCTACTGGCCCGCGTTCTGGGCCCTCGGCTCCCCGTACCGGGGCAACTACCAGAACTGGCCGTCGATCGGCGAGTTCGACATCATGGAGAACGTCAACGGGATCAACTCCGTCTGGGGCGTCCTGCACTGCGGGACGAATCCGGGCGGCCCCTGCAACGAGACCAACGGGATCGGCGCGAACCGCGCCTGCCCGGGGACGTCCTGCCAGGCGGGAATGCACACCTACCGCTTCGAGTGGGACCGCAGCGTCAGCCCCAACCAGCTGCGCTGGTACGTGGACGGCCAGCAGTTCCACAGCGTCGGCCAGAACCAGCTGGACGCGGGCACGTGGGCGAACATGACCGGCCACGGCGGCTACTTCCTGCTGCTGAACGTCGCCATGGGCGGCGGTTTCCCCAACGGCGTCGCCGGACGGGGCACGCCCACCGCGGACACCGTCTCGGGGCGGCCCATGGTCGTCGACTACGTCGCGGTCTGGCAGAGCGGCGGCTCGACCACCCCGCCGCCGACGGGTGACACGGTCGACGCCCGCTCGACCATCCAGGCGGAGAGCAGCGACGCGCAGTCGGGCACGCAGGTGGAGGCCACGACCGACACCGGTGGCGGCCAGGACGTCGGCTACATCGGCAACGGCGACTGGCTGCGCTTCGATGACGTCGCCTTCGGCGGCACTCCGGCGACGCAGTTCAAGGCCAGGGTCGCCTCGGGCGCGCCGGCCGGGGTGAGCGGCCTGGTTCAGGTGCGGCTGGACAGCCCGACCGGCCCGGTGATCGGCGACTTCGCGCTCGCGAACACCGGCGGCTGGCAGAGCTGGCGGACGGTCCCCGCCAACATCGCCGCGACGACCGGCACCCACACCGTCTACGTCACGTTCAGCAGCGGCCAGCCGGCCGACTTCGTCAACCTCAACTGGTTCACCTTCGCGAGCTGA